Proteins from one Xenopus tropicalis strain Nigerian chromosome 1, UCB_Xtro_10.0, whole genome shotgun sequence genomic window:
- the haus3 gene encoding HAUS augmin-like complex subunit 3, which produces MSGGDRFVQTLKKLNYPKAAQLDGEDFDWLFEAADFKPFLDWFCSTTSEQNVMSEEKLQAFNTLKESGKPILDGKALDEVLKTVSRSKAPAIEEVAIEKLEEELQALQNVTSLHLRRRNKLQMVASSNSQTCLKSKDKEEEDGRALHEVLRLLQVTNKKLNHELQSVVDGVQMLMSFFAVPEAVGELSHQPIFLSQVLLDKYLSLEEQSTAALASFTKEHFFEGMSKLVEGSDKDFQLVQLNVNGSGEDDTLEDKCKEMMRLQLTYICAKHKLIEMKAKSGSLKVGLQWAENNACAMQDKSSRKEENLKARITSLKNETLQIEKHMDTITSEKLPGLVRENAQLLNMPVVKGDYDLQMAHQTLCSSRQDLVCDHLMKQKAAFELLQLGYELELQKHRTVYRELGSIIQGLQESSNKLEERLTMISNVDLLSSSKPRSNIDSKDLASHRLYQLLDGDNTQKLFRTYDGLESVAQKLTQDIACLRDQLEVSEQEHSLLFSTLDSDLKELHNFMYPEGNALLLTTPELSGQFHEFESQLEKLNRITVEILGDVQLKRKILECNKLQQIEKQLYVYFFQNEEHLKSIVGKLEAQTGGGTSA; this is translated from the exons ATGAGTGGCGGGGACCGGTTTGTCCAAACactaaaaaaactaaattatcCCAAAGCAGCCCAGCTCGATGGGGAGgattttgattggctgtttgaAGCTGCTGATTTTAAACCTTTCCTAGACTGGTTTTGTTCTACCACAAGTGAACAGAATGTGATGTCTGAGGAAAAACTGCAAGCTTTTAACACACTGAAGGAGTCAGGAAAACCTATACTGGATGGAAAGGCCTTAGATGAAGTACTAAAGACAGTCTCCAGATCAAAAGCACCTGCTATAGAAGAAGTGGCCATAGAGAAACTGGAGGAAGAACTACAAGCTTTGCAGAATGTAACAAGTCTACATCTTAGGAGACGGAATAAGCTTCAGATGGTGGCGTCCAGCAACAGCCAAACATGCTTGAAATCCAAAGATAAGGAAGAAGAGGATGGCAGAGCTCTCCACGAAGTACTACGTCTCCTTCAGGTCACAAACAAGAAGCTGAATCATGAGCTGCAGAGTGTTGTTGATGGTGTCCAGATGCTAATGTCCTTCTTTGCCGTTCCCGAAGCAGTCGGTGAGCTGTCACATCAGCCCATATTCCTGTCTCAGGTCCTCCTTGATAAGTACCTGTCACTTGAGGAACAAAGCACGGCTGCACTTGCCTCTTTTACCAAGGAACATTTTTTTGAGGGCATGTCTAAATTAGTTGAAGGCTCTGACAAGGACTTCCAGCTGGTTCAACTGAATGTGAATGGCTCAGGGGAAGATGACACACTTGAGGACAAGTGCAAAGAGATGATGAGACTTCAGTTGACGTATATTTGTGCCAAGCACAAGCTGATCGAAATGAAGGCTAAAAGTGGAAGTTTGAAAGTCGGCCTACAGTGGGCGGAAAATAATGCCTGTGCCATGCAGGATAAG TCATCTCGGAAAGAAGAGAACCTCAAAGCAAGAATCACAAGTTTAAAAAATGAGACTTTACAAATTGAGAAGCACATGGATACAATTACCAGCGAGAAGCTTCCTGGCTTGGTGCGGGAGAATGCCCAGCTGTTAAATATGCCTGTTGTGAAGGGAGACTATGACCTACAGATGGCACATCAGACCCTGTGTTCCTCTAGACAAGACCTGGTGTGTGACCACCTTATGAAGCAGAAGGCTGCCTTTGAACTCCTTCAGCTCGGATATGAGCTGGAACTGCAGAAGCACAGAACTGTGTATCGGGAGCTAGGAAGCATCATACAAGGACTACAGGAAAGCAGCAATAAACTGGAGGAAAGGTTAACGATGATATCCAACGTAGACTTGCTGTCCTCCTCCAAACCCCGAAGCAATATTGATTCTAAGGATTTAGCTTCCCATAG ATTGTACCAGCTGCTGGATGGAGACAACACTCAGAAACTGTTCAGAACATACGATGGTTTGGAATCGGTGGCCCAGAAGTTAACCCAAGACATTGCTTGCCTGAGGGATCAGCTGGAGGTTTCTGAGCAAGAGCATTCCCTTCTGTTTTCCACTCTGGACTCAGATCTGAAGGAACTCCACAACTTTATGTATCCTGAAGGAAACGCCCTATTGTTAACCACCCCG GAGCTTTCAGGTCAGTTTCATGAGTTCGAGTCCCAGTTGGAGAAACTAAACCGCATCACAGTGGAAATCCTGGGAGATGTGCAGCTGAAGAGGAAGATACTGGAGTGCAATAAGCTGCAGCAGATAGAGAAGCAGTTGTATGTGTATTTCTTTCAAAATGAGGAGCATCTCAAGAGCATTGTGGGGAAACTGGAGGCCCAGACAGGCGGCGGTACTTCTGCATAA